The Sesamum indicum cultivar Zhongzhi No. 13 linkage group LG6, S_indicum_v1.0, whole genome shotgun sequence genomic interval TACTATCTTCCCTCGTAAGTCGGTTCCGTTCAATGATTCTGCGGTGCAAAACTGGATATCAGGATCACTAGTATTGAGCATACCAGCATAAACAAGGGGCAATAGTGTTGGTGGGAAATCCATTGGTTGAAAGGTTGACTCGCCATCGAACGTTTGGTTGTCTCCAAGAAGGGCAGTTGCTCTTATTTTCCTGTCAATAGTACTAGCACCAACTGTGAGGATCCAGGGCGCTTCGTTCGACAACGAGAAGTTATATGGACCAGCGTTCCCTGCTGAGCAGCTCACCAGGATGCCCTGCTCCATTGCGCTGTATGCGCCTAACGCAATGCTATCGTCATATAAACTATTTGCAAATCCACCAAGTGATAGAGAAAGTACATCGACCCCATCATCAATAGCCGTGTCCATTGCAGCAAGTATATCGCTTTCAGAACAGAAAAGGGAGCATACTTTGTAAATAGCCAGATGAGCAAGTGGGGCAATGCCAACTGCCGTGCCGTTAGCATTGCCAAACACATTTGCACCTCTCACAAAGTTCCCAGCGGCAGTGCTGGCCGTGTGAGTGCCATGGCCATCATCATCTAGTGGGCTATCATCGAAAGAATTGAAGTATCTAGCTCCAATGATCTTGTTGTTGCACTTTGTTGTGAGATTGAAATCGCACTTTCCCTTCCATTTAGCCGGTGGAGGAGGCATTCCTTCGTCGCTAAACGAAGGGTGATCAGGAAAAATCCCGGTATCCAAGACTCCAATAATCACACCTTTACCATAATTCGACTCATTCCAAAATCCCATGTTCTGGTTTAGCCCCAAGAAGTTAGGGGAATGGGTCGTGTGCAACGACAATTTCCGCTCAGGACGTGCTGATATGAACCCTGGCATGTCCTCCATGGCTTTCACCTCATCTGCTGATAATCTTGCAGCGAAACCTTTGAACACATTACGATACGAGTAGATCCTCCGGTTCCGCTCGCCTGAGGCTACCGTGATTGTTGACAAGAATGTGTTGTACCAGCTATCTAAATCGTCTAGCCGATTCAGAACTCCATCAGGTCCATCAACATGCACTATATATGTTTCCAAAGGGCTTCCATCACTTGCAAATGTTTGGAAAAGATGGAAATTAAGCATGCAAATGAAGGTGAGAAAGGGCATGAAACCCATTTTCAGCAAACAACAAACctattttttctctcaaagTACAAATGTTTTAGAACTGTACTGGATTCTTCTGATGGATTAATGTTAATCAGTTCTGGTTTCTTGAACTGTTTATATAAATCCTTCCACCTTCTGTTGTAATAACTTGGTCATGATTATCAACTTGGTGTGCAAGATTTAGGGCAAAATGcttttttagtcccacaaaaaaagtaaaatttgttttggtaCCACGATTATGGCAGTTGTcacttttagttccataaaacTCACAATCACACATTTTTAGTTCTAAAAAGTCATGTGTGTTGTAGTTTTGGACTAAAAAGACGTGATTTCAGGGctaaaaaatagcaaaattacattttttataactaaaagacgtaattttgagatttatgggactaaaagtgtcaCATGCCATAGTTGTggtactaaaaaaaattttgccctttttttatgggattgaaaaaatattttgccccCTAGACTTActaaacaaaattgatttggTCGGAACGCgggaaattatacttattattttccTACTCATTCATTCATTGCcataatcacataattattttgatcaagaaatgttaacaaaacaaaagtcCACACTTTTCTAAAAAAGCTGGAtcaatatgcaattttttaaaacatttaagCCGGCAAGTTATGACCATCTCAAGGAAAAATTATGGACATAGTCTCATTTCCAGTTGCAGAATATTAAGAATTAATGATAGAACATGGAGATTTACAACTAAAATCATATGATGATTCTTGAGGAATTTGTCAATCACATGTTCCGAgtcaaattagaattaatagGTTGATCTTGCCAAGGATGAAGAACTAGTTTTCGACATTATTATATGATGAGTTCCAGTCATaagtttatttgatttaaactGTGTACAATTTTAAACATAGAAAGAAGTAAACGGCAGAGCTGTAATGAGGAGCAAGTGACATCTGCTACACATACACAATGTCCTACTAAAAGAGTCTTTCTTGTTGGAATCTTGCAGTGGATTCAGACCCAATGTATATGTGGTGTTTGCaagaattttagttttttgaaaagtgaaaaatctTACAGAAGGTTGTACACTTTTGATATGGaaaaactgtaattttaatcttgtaagaaagagaatgataattttgattatgatGGAatcaattttagtaatttggtCTTGcagctaaaaaaaaaatagcatttgAGTTTTGGCTAAAAAGTCATAAATTAGCTGAAAAAGTGAATGTGTTGTGTACGTAACAAGTTGAATTAGGGATCTTCGATTAGAATTATccttaaattgtaatttttttataggtaaattacaataagctccttaaaattcaatataattacgaataccctcTCGCTcgttgttttgaaaattacaaaaatactcACTTGATGTTTGATCAAATTGTGTAATTCTTTGATGGAGatttgaaattgtcaactttaccCAATATATACTGCATTTAACCgcaaaaatatactttttcacCCAGAAGTGGAAGTTTGGGAAAGCTATTTTTCGgatttcaacttatttttgcTTAATCTTGAACAAAAACTGTTTGTCTTTTCAATCATACACGATCATGCTTGTAGTGTTGTTTTTTGATCGATAAGGAACAACATAGCAActattttacctttttcttccAGGAACAATCCGATGATTTGAACTCAAAAACTTTTTATAAGAACTCTTATTTTCGAACATGTGTAAGCAACTATGTTTATCTCCAGTCAGCACAGGTACCCGCAAGGACTGGGTCCGAACAGTTGACATTATACTGTATGAGTTGTGATATTGGTACTTGATTTTAGGATGCCTCCATTACGAACCTTTTGGCGTTTGAAGCAGTTTCTGACTTAAAAATGTATGtctgatttgatattttcagtTCTGGATAAGGCAAGAATATATCAGGTTGCttctttgataattttaaggCTTAGTTTATACATGTTATTAAATTGACTTTCATGCCACTTATTTTTTGCTAGAATTTTTGTCTTTGGGTAGCATTACTTTTGATCTTGCatcttgtaattaatttgtacaattttagtcttttttattttgcgaGTTCATCCTTCTTACCAGTAGAGGTGAACTCCGCAAAATAAAAGAgcgaaattgagaaaattaaaaagataaaaaccaaaaatactatCCGAAAAAGTTAAATGAAGAAATACCAAATACTTTAAGCCACggaataaaaatgcatttaagaCTTACTCTTGTTTTTTCCCCCTTGAAGAATGAATTGTTCCAAACTGATCCGAGTATTTTATTCAACtataataatctaatttaattattcaaacgaGTTTTAGCAGAActcaattaaaaatgaaagcatatttcaaatagaattttctataaaaaataaaactatattatctactaataatatttatctgcCTTTGATTAGTcaattcaaacaagaaaaatcacTCAATACTttctttgcattttttattccttcggatattataaattatatttatttgtatctatataattatgagtcacatattttattgttgGAACTGTTTTATTCTGGACTGATGGTATCTGATCTTTaggtatgaaatttttatatgacTTAAGCAGAATTTTAATACGTAGGTTTGCTTGTCAGTTAAGTCAATCAAGTATAACatgacataataataataataataatgtatgaCATGACCTCACAACTGATTCTAATGCTAGTTATAAAAGACATATGGAAAATCTTTTGTATAATAGaaagatataataattacaatacacTGCCACAAATATAACGTTTAACTATGGTAAGATgacataaataataagaaatagtcgtaataaataattattgattacgGCCGTATAACAATTATTAGTTGTAGTTTTTATGAGGGTAGCTAAAACATcatggtttttgtttttaccaTGACTTTTAGCTGtaccaataattttttttattttaaaaaaactaactttTTGCTTCGATTTTATTTACTCGTGGTTAATATATAGTAGCTATTTACTATTTCTTTTAGCCATAACCATCGATATTGTagcactagaaaaaaaattactattagcTACAATATTAGTGGCTAtggctaaaaatcatggtaaagcGGCTAAGAGccatagtcaaaatatttgtcatagttTTTAactatggtaaatattttagtcaccctcacaaaaatcatgattgccgtgatcaataattatttattacggctatttgttattaaccatgataattaatattataattcttcttGCGtagtcaataataatattttttttgtagtgatatgattacataattttattttatttgttaattttgatgTATTTTCCAATGTTTTGGATTTGTTGTAGTAAAGCTCTGGAACAATAAcagtatttttcaatttgttcTTTAACATGCATAGTTTCACTAAAATAACACAAAGAAATTTATTgtgatagaattttttttttgggtttacCAAAATTCatcttataataatattattttcaaggaTAATTGTGTAAAAACAATTCTTATGAACACAtactaattacttttttgatttattatttattctcattaattatttttcacattattCATTGTACTTATTTACTcatattaatctttttatatattatattcataaaaaagtacacctaatgaattaaaaattctctTATGATATGATCcgaaatgagtaaaaaaagttataaaaattaaaaagatttaatacattaagaaattatttatgtaaatttaaataacaattagTTAGATCTATTTGATCTGGTGACGCCATCGCCCATAACGGAGGAGGGTGTATTGCCGCGCGCCCTAATGTGCGGGGTGGTGAAGTCACCGGCGCCATCCATTGCAAcaaaacttgattttttttttaatttataaataatataaaaaatatttaatattttttaaagtaaataatatagttttattaaaatatatttaaactaaatattcaaattaattaataaaattacaatatttacaattaattaatatttaataatacagatattaattttgaaaaatgaatttactttattaattattgtattgtaattataatttaatttttcaattgaaattataaatttaaaatttttatatatttttagaactttgatatttaaataatgtccGAAGTATTAACAGCCATATGTTATTATATGTAGCTTTAATGTGCATAAGTTATCGAAAATTCAACCAGATAACCTGCCACATGTGCAGTCGGCTAGTTTCGAAATCTCGTCGAAGAATTCAATACAAAATTCTAATTGGGGactaaatttcatcaagtttgaaatttaaaaaacttaaaaacttaggtataattagaattaaaatttatattagatatacttagcaaactaaaaaaatatttttttcaaattttgtagtGTATGACAgtttaagaaaaagtaattggacctagagaaaataatatatagttttcaCCACAAAGTTCCAAATTATAGCATGACGTGTCTGATATCGCACCACACAAACTTTGACAACAAATTGATGACACGTGGCCCACTGGGTAAAGTACATTTGGGCCTATATATACGCTTATTCCAGAACATTTATGTATGATTCATTTGTTGCTTTCTGCCTCGTTTATTGCTAGAGATCGTTTACATTACATCTCAAATTTGAACTGACTTGAACGTCGGAAGGTCTTAGTCTGGGACGCACTAGACTAACCTCACATTCTTGTATCTTTTTAAGCCCATTTCGATATCTGGGAGAGGTACTGCGACATTGGGACCTACAAGGGGCAGATCGCATATTTCTACCCGAATTATCTGGCGCCGTCCATGGGAAGCGTGGGAAGTCGCCTATTGAATTGAGATGGAAGGAACTTCAAGAGGGGACATGTGTAGAAGAGATTAATGGAAGAAGCAAGCAAAAATGTGCTAGTAGAATATGAGAGGAAGACTGCTACGAAGATAGATTGAGCGGTTGGGTAGGCAGATTGACGAGCTAAAAAGAAGAGGAGAATAATAgcccaaaatagaaattctCTCTTTTCAAACAAGATATTGACAGAGGTGGTAGACCCGAGTTTTAGAATGCTTGACTTACCTAAGTACAATGGAACGAAAGACTCTTAGGAGCACGTAGTTGTGCTCGAGTTGGtaatgaatttgtatggtCAGTCTGGTCCTATTAATGCTAAATTGCTTGTTACTACTCTTACAGGAAAAGATCAAGAATGGTTCACTAACTTGTCAAGCAGGAGTGTAGAAACATTCGAACATTTGatgcaaatattttgagatagtttatttattgctTTAGTATCAGTAAGTTGTCTCACTTTAGTGATGCTGCCATGTTATGTCCGGAATGTTGGGGCGTGACAATTTCGGTCAAGCATTCTGATTGCAACTTAATTCCTATTATTTGTGAAATCCAATTGTTTGCAGAATGTGCAGCCAGTCCATCTCAGTTCTACTGCAAGAATGTGCATTTTTTGCTCATCTGAGTGCTATTCTAACAGGGCGTCCAGTGGATCCCTGAAAGGTTGTGGAGAAAGCTTTTCATCCATCTTCAACAGGgatttatttttcctctttttttgcACCGACAGATTGCgatatttgaaaacaaaatgttttgaaaatctGAATAGTAAATTCACTGGCACCACGCAAACAACTCTGCAACAAACCACTACACTTTATTCAATGATGACATCAAATAATGCATAACAAGTAGttaattatagaataattATTCCAGTGTTTGATTTAAAGATTCTTCCAGCATCTGTCACTGCAGTATAACTGCAATGGGGCTCCTAACAGAGTGCCTGGAAGAATTCCAGGCCAAGAAACCTTGAACAACTGTGTTGTTAGCGGCAGATGCCGATCTGCTGAATGTAACCTGATACTGCATTTTCTGGTTTGTCTCTGTGAAGCTGAGTGTATCCGGCTCGACAAGCATATCAATGCCAGGTGGTGGGACGACATCGACAATGTAAGATGAGTTAGGATCGCCAACATTTGTTACTGTCCTGGTATACGTCTGGGAAGTTGATTGAGATGAAAACGTGAGGGCGAATGCAGGATAGTTCAGTTGGCCTTCTGGTATACTAGATTCGAGTGAGCAATTCACCCTGCGTTGTAGAAAGAAGCCAACTTCTCGGTTTGTGTAGTTCAAACCACACAAATAAGGAATGTAATCTTTGGGTTGGATGTCATACACGAGTCCTGGATCATTTGCTCTTGATGGATTCACATGGCCTGCTCCAGTGGCAAAGATGCTGGCTGGAACGAACTGTTCGTCCTCAATTGGATGCCGTGCCAGGTTTACAACATCTGCAGTAGTCATGATTGCCGACTTGATTGCAGCAGGAGACCAGTCAGGATGTGTGCTTTTGAGGAGTGCTGCCACACCGCTAAGGTGTGGGCATGACATAGAGGTGCCCGAAATAATGTTGAATGTGGATTTCGTGTTGGTTTTGTTTTCCACAGAAGTAGGCCACGCTGCAAGAATGTTGACCCCAGGACCCAAAATGTCGGGCTTCAGGATGCCACGGCTTACAAAGTTTGGTCCCCTGGAAGAAAATGCAGCAACCACTGGTGCACGATCATCACCAATCACAGTCCCTTCAAAACGAATTGTAGCCGTGGGTGTCGACGTTGAATTAATATAGGCTTTGATCTTTAATCCAGCTGCATAACTGACATGTGTTGCTGGAAGGACATGAACTTCTGCAGACGTGGTGTTTGCAGACCGCTCATTGTTTAACAGGATCATGCCGGCACCACCAGCACTTTTTACAGCTTCTCCCTTGCCCACTCTAGTCATTCCTCCACCTAGTTCACACACCACAATTTTCCCTCGGATGTCTGATTCATTCAACGACGGGCTGCAATATGGAGCAAAAGGATCACTAGCATTAAGCATCCCTGCATAAACCAGAGGCAACATTGTTGCACGAAAATCCTTTGGTTGAAAAGCAGACTCGCCATGGTATTCTTGATTATTTCCAAGAACTGCAGTCGCCCTTATTTTTCTGTCTATAGTGCTTGCACCAACCGTGAGAATCCAAGGGGCCTCGTTCGCTATGGAGAGGAGAAGCCCTTCTCCATCGCGCTAAACGCACCCAACGCAATGAAATCTTGGTAGAAATTGTTGGTAAGTGAGccaagagaaagagagagcaCATCCACTCCATCCTCTACAGCAGCGTCCATTCCGGCAAGTATAGTGCTTTCAGAACAGAGAAAGCCACACACTCTGTAAATGGCCAGGTGAGCAAGCGGGGCAATCCCAGCCGCAGTGCCATTAGCATTGCCGAAAACATTAGCACCTCTCACAAAGTTACCAGCAGCAGTGCTCGCGGTGTGAGTACCATGGCCGTCATCATCAAGTGGACTTATGTCTTCGGTTTCAAAGTACCTAGCTCCAATGATTTTGTTGTTGCAAGTAGTGTGATTAAACTCACACTTCCCCTTCCATTTAGCCGGTGGAGGCGGCATGCCTTCATCACTAAACGAAGGGTGTTCAGGAAACACTCCAGTGTCCAAGACTCCAATGATCACACCTTTCCCATAGTTGGAATCTCTCCACAAGCCCATGTTCTGATTCAACCCCAAAAAGTTAGGGGTATGCGTTGTGTGCAACGACAAAACTTTCTCAGGCCGCGCCGAGACAAATCCATCCTTCTTTTCCATGTTTTTCACATCATCGGCAGTCAACTTAGCAGCAAATCCCTTAAACACGTTGCGATAGGAGTAAACGATGCGTGCTTCTCCATCGTTCGAGCTTGCTGTGCTTGCTGGCAGAAATGACTGGTACCAGCTCTCTAAATCCTCGGACTGAGTGGTAACTTCTCCA includes:
- the LOC110012133 gene encoding subtilisin-like protease SBT1.7 gives rise to the protein MGFMPFLTFICMLNFHLFQTFASDGSPLETYIVHVDGPDGVLNRLDDLDSWYNTFLSTITVASGERNRRIYSYRNVFKGFAARLSADEVKAMEDMPGFISARPERKLSLHTTHSPNFLGLNQNMGFWNESNYGKGVIIGVLDTGIFPDHPSFSDEGMPPPPAKWKGKCDFNLTTKCNNKIIGARYFNSFDDSPLDDDGHGTHTASTAAGNFVRGANVFGNANGTAVGIAPLAHLAIYKVCSLFCSESDILAAMDTAIDDGVDVLSLSLGGFANSLYDDSIALGAYSAMEQGILVSCSAGNAGPYNFSLSNEAPWILTVGASTIDRKIRATALLGDNQTFDGESTFQPMDFPPTLLPLVYAGMLNTSDPDIQFCTAESLNGTDLRGKIVVCEVGITTRISKGIAVKEAGGAAMILVNPARFANLTLSESHVLPATHVSYADGLKIKAYINSTSTPTATIVFRGTIIGDDRAPVVAAFSSRGPNWVSRNILKPDILGPGVNILAAWPVSVENNTNTNATFNIISGTSMSCPHLSGIAALLKSSHPDWSPAAIKSAIMTTADVVNLAQNPIEDERFLPANVFATGSGHVNPSRANDPGLIYDLQAEDYIPYLCGLNYTNREVGSILQRRVNCSAESRIPETQLNYPSFALTFGVFQPTVQTYTRTVTNVGEPNSSYVVEIVPPPGIDVLVEPTKLDFLEVNQKLQYQVTFSRLNSTTSIGFVQGYLKWNSSKRSVRSPIAVILR
- the LOC105164251 gene encoding LOW QUALITY PROTEIN: subtilisin-like protease SBT1.2 (The sequence of the model RefSeq protein was modified relative to this genomic sequence to represent the inferred CDS: inserted 1 base in 1 codon); the protein is MGFMPFIILVCMFCVSPWPAFAADGPERSSLQTYIVLLEGPDGEVTTQSEDLESWYQSFLPASTASSNDGEARIVYSYRNVFKGFAAKLTADDVKNMEKKDGFVSARPEKVLSLHTTHTPNFLGLNQNMGLWRDSNYGKGVIIGVLDTGVFPEHPSFSDEGMPPPPAKWKGKCEFNHTTCNNKIIGARYFETEDISPLDDDGHGTHTASTAAGNFVRGANVFGNANGTAAGIAPLAHLAIYRVCGFLCSESTILAGMDAAVEDGVDVLSLSLGSLTNNFYQDFIALGAFSAMEKGXLLSIANEAPWILTVGASTIDRKIRATAVLGNNQEYHGESAFQPKDFRATMLPLVYAGMLNASDPFAPYCSPSLNESDIRGKIVVCELGGGMTRVGKGEAVKSAGGAGMILLNNERSANTTSAEVHVLPATHVSYAAGLKIKAYINSTSTPTATIRFEGTVIGDDRAPVVAAFSSRGPNFVSRGILKPDILGPGVNILAAWPTSVENKTNTKSTFNIISGTSMSCPHLSGVAALLKSTHPDWSPAAIKSAIMTTADVVNLARHPIEDEQFVPASIFATGAGHVNPSRANDPGLVYDIQPKDYIPYLCGLNYTNREVGFFLQRRVNCSLESSIPEGQLNYPAFALTFSSQSTSQTYTRTVTNVGDPNSSYIVDVVPPPGIDMLVEPDTLSFTETNQKMQYQVTFSRSASAANNTVVQGFLAWNSSRHSVRSPIAVILQ